The Bordetella sp. FB-8 genome includes a window with the following:
- a CDS encoding RidA family protein, with translation MSRRSIYAEGFGHKNPIPAACRIGSMLYSGSIQGTDPATGVYGASIERQCELMFDHVRRIVAAGGGSLADIVKMTVWMRDREQRAALNAAWLRAFPDPEDRPARHTMKADLDGDKLIECDFIAVLQAGSAA, from the coding sequence ATGAGTAGACGCAGCATTTACGCCGAAGGCTTCGGCCACAAGAACCCAATTCCTGCCGCCTGCCGTATCGGCAGCATGCTGTATTCGGGCAGCATCCAGGGCACCGATCCGGCCACGGGCGTCTATGGCGCATCGATAGAGCGCCAATGCGAACTGATGTTCGATCATGTGCGCCGCATCGTCGCAGCCGGTGGCGGATCGCTGGCCGACATCGTCAAGATGACGGTCTGGATGCGCGACCGCGAACAGCGCGCCGCGCTCAACGCCGCATGGCTGCGCGCCTTCCCCGACCCCGAGGATCGTCCGGCGCGCCACACCATGAAGGCGGACCTGGACGGCGACAAACTGATCGAATGCGATTTCATCGCCGTGCTGCAGGCCGGGAGCGCCGCGTGA
- a CDS encoding tripartite tricarboxylate transporter substrate binding protein, translated as MFSRFLIKTCAAAALVSLTTLAHAAWPDRPIDIIVPYPPGGNVDVAARLISPGLQAALGQPVIIENRAGAGGMIAAEFVAHANPDGYTLFMAANGPLLFSPLIFNRPDAYKWKRDFEPISSVSFTPMVLETKLSLPVKSVADLIALAKKEPGKLTMASPGAGTSNHLLSELLQHITGARWITAQYKGNAPATNDLLGGQVDFQFDQVSVAAPFIKAGKLRALAVTTAHRVPQLPDVPTFAQAGIQGMEASTFTGLLAPKGTPQEVVDKLSKALIGILNQPDIVKRFDALGTEARGSTPQAFTRYLASEDARWTPIIKSAHITAN; from the coding sequence ATGTTCAGCCGCTTTCTGATTAAAACGTGCGCCGCCGCCGCGCTTGTCAGCCTGACTACGCTGGCCCATGCCGCCTGGCCGGACAGACCGATCGACATCATCGTGCCCTATCCGCCGGGCGGCAATGTGGACGTGGCCGCCCGCCTCATCAGCCCCGGCCTGCAAGCCGCCTTGGGGCAACCGGTCATCATCGAGAACAGGGCCGGCGCGGGCGGCATGATCGCGGCCGAATTCGTCGCGCACGCCAACCCCGACGGCTACACGCTGTTCATGGCCGCCAACGGACCGCTGCTGTTCAGTCCGTTGATCTTCAATCGCCCCGACGCGTACAAATGGAAGCGGGATTTCGAACCGATCAGTTCGGTCTCTTTTACGCCGATGGTGCTGGAAACCAAGCTTTCCCTACCGGTAAAGTCCGTGGCCGATCTGATCGCACTGGCCAAGAAAGAACCGGGCAAACTGACCATGGCCTCGCCAGGGGCGGGAACGAGCAATCATCTGCTCAGCGAACTGCTGCAGCACATCACCGGCGCGCGCTGGATCACCGCGCAATACAAGGGCAATGCCCCCGCCACCAACGACCTGCTGGGCGGGCAGGTGGATTTTCAGTTCGACCAGGTTTCGGTGGCGGCGCCTTTCATCAAGGCCGGCAAGCTGCGCGCACTGGCCGTGACCACGGCCCACCGCGTGCCGCAATTGCCCGACGTGCCCACGTTCGCCCAGGCCGGCATACAAGGCATGGAGGCGTCGACTTTCACCGGTCTGCTGGCGCCCAAGGGTACGCCGCAGGAGGTCGTGGACAAGTTGAGCAAGGCGCTCATCGGAATTCTGAATCAGCCCGACATCGTCAAGCGCTTCGATGCGCTGGGCACCGAGGCGCGCGGCAGCACGCCACAGGCGTTTACCCGCTACCTAGCCTCCGAGGACGCTCGCTGGACGCCCATCATCAAGAGCGCGCACATCACCGCAAACTGA
- a CDS encoding amidohydrolase has protein sequence MTQYQSFQPHPSVPRTRLPAGACDSQFHVFGPVDRYPVRPGAAYEMPSATIEVALRLHRLLGIERGVIVQATTYGADHQVVLDGLAAAGPSYRGCANAAVLAERDDAYIAKLHDAGVRGARYTRQGLGISMEPAVFRRSIARLRELGWYAKFQPEPDGILAQAPQFEDLDIPVVIDHMGRADPAAGEKDPSRRKLVELLKRGNVWVMLSLTEKLSRTGAGWDDVVPLAQAMIAANPDRVIWGSDWPHPVSVKATPDEGRLVDQLARYAGDAGTLKKILVDNPACLFGFDR, from the coding sequence GTGACCCAATATCAATCCTTTCAGCCCCATCCCAGCGTGCCGCGCACGCGGCTGCCCGCGGGCGCCTGCGACAGCCAGTTCCACGTCTTCGGCCCCGTCGATCGCTATCCGGTGCGTCCGGGCGCGGCATACGAAATGCCCAGCGCCACCATCGAGGTCGCCTTGAGGCTGCATCGCCTGCTGGGCATCGAGCGCGGCGTCATCGTGCAGGCCACAACGTACGGCGCCGATCACCAGGTGGTGCTGGACGGCCTGGCCGCCGCCGGCCCGAGCTATCGCGGCTGCGCCAACGCGGCCGTCCTGGCCGAGCGCGACGACGCCTACATTGCCAAGCTGCACGATGCCGGCGTGCGCGGCGCCCGCTATACCCGCCAAGGCCTTGGAATCAGTATGGAGCCGGCCGTTTTCCGGCGATCGATCGCACGTCTGCGCGAACTCGGCTGGTATGCCAAATTCCAGCCGGAACCGGACGGCATCCTGGCGCAGGCGCCGCAGTTCGAAGACCTGGACATTCCTGTGGTGATCGACCATATGGGCCGTGCCGATCCGGCCGCTGGCGAGAAAGATCCCAGCCGGCGCAAGCTGGTGGAGCTGCTCAAGCGCGGCAATGTCTGGGTGATGCTGTCCCTGACGGAAAAGCTGTCCAGAACCGGCGCCGGCTGGGACGATGTCGTGCCGCTGGCGCAGGCGATGATCGCAGCCAACCCCGACCGGGTGATTTGGGGCAGCGACTGGCCGCACCCTGTTTCGGTCAAGGCCACGCCCGATGAAGGCCGCTTGGTGGATCAGTTGGCGCGCTATGCGGGCGATGCCGGCACATTGAAGAAAATCCTGGTCGACAACCCCGCCTGCCTTTTTGGATTCGACCGATGA